In Armatimonadota bacterium, a genomic segment contains:
- a CDS encoding sulfatase: protein MKVILIYADSLRRDHVGAYGNDWIHTPNLDRLAAQSSVFEHAYIGSFPTVPTRRDVMLGCGDKGVPFNRWKCIDNDEVTLPERLAAKNIPSMMITDVQNTVTRGININKGFTAWTCNRGQEADPSWMDDTVPLEFPVEPHLIRYPAAWWHQILVTRVHRRTEEDWFAPATYATAIRWLQQNYTRDSFFLYLDTFDPHEPWDPPQWYEDMYDPGFKGRRFDAPTYGIVKKLGYTPREVRNIRARYAGEVTMVDAALGRLLTTLEDLGIADDTLLIFTSDHGIYLDYPADNGMICKANMLGDDGSIMGGGAPPKPPLHYYPHYTGVCRIPLMIRLPGQTKGRRIPAIVQPWDLTTTVLDAFGIPKPDGLWGNSLLPLAAGKGRKGRDAALLGTPINTQVMTPEWMYCVWRGQREPVLYNLEKDPNQTKNVVHKYPDVAAQMRRFADEHLAMQGMGDQAGEYK, encoded by the coding sequence TTGAAGGTCATTCTGATCTACGCGGACTCGCTGAGACGCGATCACGTCGGCGCTTACGGCAATGACTGGATTCATACGCCAAATCTGGACCGCCTTGCCGCGCAGTCGAGTGTGTTCGAGCACGCCTACATCGGATCTTTTCCCACGGTGCCCACGCGCCGCGACGTCATGCTGGGCTGCGGTGACAAGGGCGTGCCTTTCAACCGCTGGAAGTGCATCGACAATGATGAGGTGACGCTCCCCGAGCGCCTGGCAGCCAAGAACATCCCATCGATGATGATCACCGATGTGCAGAACACGGTGACGCGCGGGATCAACATCAACAAAGGGTTCACCGCCTGGACCTGTAACCGCGGGCAGGAGGCGGACCCGTCGTGGATGGATGACACGGTGCCGCTGGAGTTCCCGGTGGAGCCACACCTGATTCGCTACCCGGCCGCCTGGTGGCACCAGATCCTGGTCACCCGGGTGCATCGCAGGACCGAAGAAGACTGGTTTGCACCGGCCACTTATGCCACAGCAATCCGATGGTTGCAGCAGAACTATACCCGCGACAGTTTCTTCCTTTATCTGGACACCTTCGACCCCCACGAGCCCTGGGATCCGCCCCAATGGTATGAAGATATGTATGATCCGGGCTTCAAGGGCAGGCGCTTCGATGCGCCGACGTACGGAATCGTGAAAAAGCTTGGCTACACGCCCCGCGAGGTCAGGAACATCCGCGCGCGGTATGCGGGTGAGGTGACCATGGTGGATGCTGCGCTGGGGCGACTTCTCACCACCCTCGAAGACCTGGGAATCGCCGACGATACGCTCCTGATCTTCACCAGTGATCACGGCATCTATCTGGATTACCCTGCTGACAACGGGATGATCTGCAAGGCAAACATGCTCGGCGATGACGGCTCAATCATGGGCGGGGGCGCCCCACCGAAGCCGCCACTACACTATTACCCCCACTATACGGGCGTCTGCCGTATCCCGCTCATGATTCGGCTGCCCGGGCAAACCAAAGGGCGGCGCATCCCGGCGATCGTCCAGCCGTGGGACTTGACTACCACTGTGCTGGATGCATTCGGGATACCGAAGCCGGACGGTCTGTGGGGGAATTCGCTGCTCCCGCTGGCGGCAGGTAAAGGTCGCAAGGGCCGCGATGCTGCCCTCCTGGGGACGCCCATCAATACTCAGGTAATGACACCGGAGTGGATGTACTGTGTTTGGCGCGGACAGCGTGAACCGGTGCTGTATAACCTCGAGAAAGACCCTAATCAGACGAAGAACGTGGTCCACAAGTACCCGGACGTTGCCGCTCAGATGCGCAGGTTCGCAGATGAGCACCTTGCGATGCAGGGAATGGGAGACCAGGCGGGGGAGTACAAGTAG
- a CDS encoding sodium-translocating pyrophosphatase, which yields MELTAFETGALVFTLIAAITGLAFALDLRRKVTALPEGTDKMKSIAAQIQEGAMAYLTRQFKTIMYLVVVLFIVLIFTAGEDIGLGFARGVAFLLGCLASGATGYMGMTLAVRGNVRCANAARTSLKDAFGVAFNSGAVAGMFTVTMGLVGATIIFWIYKEHATDVLLGFGFGGCLLALFMRVGGGIYTKAADVGADLVGKVEAGIPEDDPRNAAVIADNVGDNVGDCAGMAADIFESYEITLVASMILALAHANTGAHGDWRKATVWIMYPIMVRAIGVLTSIAGIIMARMKSEDEHPLGAITRGFVWSALASAVGFFLIAVLYVGNPEIGDPENAMKLFWATISGLVLAVAMYKLTEYYTSSEFSPVKSIGKSTQTGSATTILGGFAEGLESSVYALLVVCGCLFFSILVFGRDASAVDILYGVSLCGLGMLTTTGVIISMDTYGPVADNAQGISEMAAIEDNSQNVELLDAVGNTTKAATKGIAIASAVIAAVSLFGSYLSKVAGAVAGTGGAAESIDAAALAQYHINIDAPIVFIGMLIGGAMPFLFSSMTIRAVGRAAFEIINEVRRQFREIPGLMEGKEGVLPESGKVVDICTAAAIRELVAPGLLAVLTPVVVGAWFGWEGLGGYLAGIIVTGQLMAVLMCNAGGAWDNAKKMIEEGAYGGKGSDAHKAAVVGDTVGDPFKDTAGPALNPLIKVMNVVGLLVAPLVVTAGGSVGMVIAGVVLALVIAAALIYSKRETAAATAAEAALTHSDVA from the coding sequence ATGGAGCTTACGGCGTTTGAGACTGGAGCGCTTGTCTTCACTCTCATCGCCGCCATCACGGGGCTTGCATTCGCGCTGGATTTGCGAAGGAAGGTCACAGCCCTCCCCGAGGGCACGGACAAGATGAAGTCCATCGCTGCGCAGATTCAGGAAGGCGCCATGGCCTACCTGACCCGGCAGTTCAAGACCATCATGTACCTCGTCGTCGTGCTGTTCATCGTTCTAATCTTCACCGCTGGTGAGGACATCGGTCTGGGCTTCGCACGCGGCGTTGCCTTCCTGCTCGGCTGTCTCGCTTCCGGCGCAACCGGCTACATGGGCATGACCCTGGCGGTCCGTGGCAACGTCCGCTGCGCCAATGCCGCGCGCACCAGCCTCAAGGATGCCTTCGGCGTGGCGTTCAACTCCGGAGCCGTTGCCGGGATGTTCACCGTAACCATGGGCCTTGTCGGCGCGACTATCATCTTCTGGATCTACAAGGAACACGCCACCGACGTCCTGTTGGGCTTCGGTTTCGGCGGATGTCTCCTGGCCTTGTTCATGCGAGTTGGCGGCGGCATCTACACCAAGGCCGCTGACGTCGGCGCCGACCTGGTTGGCAAGGTCGAGGCCGGGATCCCCGAGGACGACCCCCGCAACGCCGCGGTTATTGCAGACAATGTCGGCGACAATGTTGGCGACTGCGCTGGTATGGCCGCGGACATCTTCGAGTCCTACGAGATCACCCTCGTGGCTTCCATGATCCTCGCATTGGCTCATGCGAACACCGGTGCGCATGGAGATTGGCGCAAGGCCACGGTGTGGATCATGTACCCGATTATGGTCCGCGCCATCGGCGTCCTCACGTCCATCGCGGGGATCATCATGGCCCGCATGAAGTCGGAGGACGAGCACCCGCTCGGGGCCATCACCCGCGGCTTTGTCTGGTCCGCGCTGGCTTCCGCAGTGGGTTTCTTCCTGATCGCGGTCCTGTACGTGGGCAATCCTGAAATCGGCGACCCCGAGAACGCGATGAAGCTCTTCTGGGCGACCATCTCTGGTCTGGTCCTTGCGGTGGCGATGTACAAGCTCACCGAGTACTACACATCCTCCGAGTTCAGCCCGGTCAAGAGCATCGGCAAGAGCACCCAGACCGGCAGCGCCACCACAATCCTGGGCGGGTTCGCCGAGGGTCTGGAGAGCTCCGTCTACGCCCTGCTCGTAGTCTGCGGCTGTCTTTTCTTCTCGATCCTGGTCTTCGGCCGCGACGCGTCGGCTGTTGACATTCTCTACGGCGTCTCCCTGTGCGGTCTTGGCATGCTGACCACTACCGGCGTTATCATCTCCATGGACACCTATGGACCTGTCGCTGATAACGCCCAGGGTATCTCGGAGATGGCTGCCATCGAGGACAATTCGCAGAACGTCGAGCTTCTCGACGCTGTGGGTAACACCACCAAGGCGGCCACCAAGGGCATCGCCATTGCCTCCGCGGTTATTGCCGCGGTCTCCCTGTTCGGCTCCTATCTGTCCAAGGTCGCGGGAGCCGTCGCCGGCACGGGTGGCGCCGCCGAGTCCATCGACGCCGCTGCACTGGCCCAGTACCACATCAACATTGACGCGCCGATCGTCTTCATCGGCATGCTGATCGGGGGTGCGATGCCCTTCCTGTTCAGCTCCATGACTATCCGTGCCGTGGGGCGCGCAGCCTTCGAGATCATCAATGAGGTCCGCCGCCAATTCCGGGAGATTCCCGGCCTGATGGAGGGCAAGGAGGGCGTGCTGCCCGAATCCGGGAAAGTCGTTGACATCTGCACTGCAGCGGCGATCCGCGAACTCGTTGCCCCCGGTCTTCTGGCTGTCCTCACACCCGTGGTCGTAGGGGCCTGGTTCGGCTGGGAAGGCCTGGGTGGCTACCTGGCCGGCATCATCGTTACCGGTCAGCTCATGGCTGTGCTCATGTGCAACGCAGGTGGCGCGTGGGACAATGCCAAGAAGATGATCGAGGAGGGCGCATACGGCGGCAAGGGGTCGGATGCCCATAAGGCTGCCGTGGTGGGCGACACGGTTGGGGACCCCTTCAAGGACACCGCCGGCCCGGCCCTGAACCCCCTCATCAAGGTCATGAACGTGGTGGGCCTGCTGGTTGCCCCGCTGGTCGTTACTGCGGGCGGCAGCGTCGGAATGGTCATCGCCGGTGTGGTTCTGGCGCTCGTCATCGCCGCCGCGCTGATTTACTCCAAGCGCGAGACTGCCGCCGCGACCGCTGCCGAAGCCGCGCTCACCCACTCTGACGTGGCGTAA
- a CDS encoding undecaprenyl-diphosphate phosphatase, with amino-acid sequence MNMAQALILAFIQGATEFLPVSSSGHMALGGKLVGLPQAPLDFVVATHFGTLLAVLVHYRQDLLAMVRAIIRPRGDDPEGGDTPSPADYRRLFGNLILASIPAAIAGVLLEDRIDAAFGDIRLVGLALIVTATLLAVGSRRSGPVDLPETTWKHALWVGVCQAIALVPGISRSGSTIAGGLLGGFSRQWAPRFAFLMSVPVVLGGTFFEARKLFSGGMEANFDPVIYGIATLVAGVVGYLSILLVIDSVRRGNLLYYGAYCLAVGLVAIATGFFVTP; translated from the coding sequence ATGAACATGGCGCAGGCGCTGATCCTGGCCTTCATCCAAGGCGCCACCGAGTTTCTCCCTGTGTCGAGTTCGGGACACATGGCCCTGGGGGGCAAGCTGGTTGGGTTGCCCCAGGCGCCGCTGGATTTCGTGGTCGCTACGCACTTCGGCACACTGCTTGCGGTTCTGGTGCACTATCGCCAAGACCTGCTCGCCATGGTGCGGGCCATCATCAGACCCCGAGGCGATGATCCGGAAGGCGGCGATACTCCATCACCCGCTGATTACCGGCGGTTATTCGGGAACCTGATCCTCGCCAGCATACCGGCAGCCATCGCCGGTGTCCTGTTGGAGGACCGCATCGACGCCGCCTTCGGCGATATTCGTCTTGTCGGGCTTGCGCTCATCGTGACCGCAACGCTGCTTGCCGTCGGTTCGCGCCGCAGTGGTCCCGTGGACCTGCCCGAGACCACGTGGAAACATGCTTTGTGGGTGGGTGTGTGCCAGGCAATCGCGCTGGTTCCGGGGATCTCGCGCAGCGGCTCCACCATCGCGGGGGGTCTGCTGGGCGGCTTTTCCAGGCAATGGGCACCGCGCTTCGCCTTTCTCATGTCTGTCCCCGTAGTGCTTGGCGGCACGTTTTTTGAGGCCCGAAAGCTCTTCAGCGGCGGTATGGAAGCGAACTTTGACCCGGTCATCTACGGGATCGCGACCCTGGTCGCGGGGGTGGTGGGATACCTGTCGATTCTCCTAGTAATCGATAGCGTGCGCAGGGGAAATCTGCTATACTATGGCGCGTATTGTCTGGCGGTGGGCCTCGTGGCCATCGCCACTGGTTTCTTCGTCACCCCGTAA
- a CDS encoding ThuA domain-containing protein: MKKALIVRGGWDGHEPVQVADHFARILTDSGMSVEISDTLDAFKNEALMKDLSLIVPVWTMGNIEADQLNPLLDAVRGGCGIAGVHGGMSDAFRQQTEYQFMVGGQWVAHPGGAGVTYTVHIVDPWNPLTAGIGDFEVTSEKYYMHVDPGNIVLATVNFDYTVMPAVWIKSYGKGRVYYCSVGHVAADIEIPQVAELMRRGFIWAAGGEG, encoded by the coding sequence ATGAAGAAAGCCCTGATCGTTCGCGGTGGCTGGGACGGCCACGAACCGGTGCAGGTTGCGGATCATTTTGCCCGGATCCTCACCGATAGCGGCATGTCCGTCGAGATTTCCGACACACTGGACGCATTCAAGAACGAAGCCCTGATGAAGGACCTCAGTCTCATCGTGCCGGTCTGGACCATGGGGAACATCGAGGCCGACCAACTCAACCCTCTGCTCGATGCGGTGCGTGGAGGCTGCGGGATCGCCGGAGTTCACGGCGGCATGAGCGATGCTTTCCGCCAGCAGACCGAATACCAGTTCATGGTCGGCGGCCAGTGGGTGGCGCATCCCGGGGGCGCCGGGGTCACCTACACCGTGCACATCGTCGATCCGTGGAACCCGCTGACCGCCGGCATCGGGGATTTCGAGGTCACCAGCGAGAAGTACTACATGCACGTTGACCCGGGTAACATCGTGTTGGCTACGGTGAACTTCGACTATACCGTGATGCCCGCGGTCTGGATCAAGAGTTACGGCAAGGGCCGGGTCTACTACTGCTCCGTAGGCCATGTTGCGGCAGACATCGAGATCCCGCAGGTGGCCGAGCTCATGCGCCGCGGCTTTATCTGGGCGGCTGGTGGCGAAGGCTGA
- a CDS encoding dihydrodipicolinate synthase family protein: MFEPLHGLNTAIFTPFDDDGNVDIGRFEALLNWQIDVGVTGFFVCGSTGEGLYLSPEERRLMAEAAVQIVAGRAAVMVHVGSNTTAQSVELAKHAQDIGADAVSSIAPVYYQLGFEATLGHYKAIGSATDLPFFIYHIPHLTGAALTADSASRLLEVPNLAGLKFTDPALYLMRWVFELTGQRFTMLSGPDELHLPALTMGAHGAIGTTYNIIPAAFLRLREAFFSGDMDRAMYLQARCNQIIYVMLQFGGIPAFKATMKLVGYDCGDPRGPIPTLSPDQQRDLHRRLAEAGLEELTAL; encoded by the coding sequence ATGTTCGAACCTCTGCATGGGCTCAATACCGCGATTTTCACGCCCTTCGATGACGACGGGAATGTGGACATCGGACGCTTCGAGGCACTCCTGAACTGGCAGATCGACGTGGGCGTCACTGGCTTCTTCGTCTGTGGCAGCACCGGCGAGGGCCTCTATCTCTCGCCCGAAGAGAGGCGTCTCATGGCCGAGGCCGCGGTGCAGATCGTGGCCGGTCGCGCCGCGGTCATGGTGCATGTTGGGTCCAACACCACAGCGCAGTCAGTGGAACTTGCCAAGCACGCACAGGATATCGGAGCCGATGCTGTCAGTAGCATCGCCCCGGTCTACTACCAGCTTGGGTTCGAAGCCACCCTCGGCCATTACAAGGCCATCGGTTCGGCGACCGATCTGCCGTTCTTCATCTATCACATCCCCCACCTCACCGGCGCGGCGCTCACGGCCGATAGCGCCAGCAGGTTGCTGGAGGTCCCGAACCTCGCCGGACTGAAGTTCACCGACCCCGCGCTGTACCTCATGAGGTGGGTCTTCGAGCTCACCGGCCAGCGTTTCACCATGCTTTCCGGGCCCGATGAACTGCACCTGCCCGCACTGACCATGGGGGCGCACGGGGCCATCGGCACCACCTACAACATCATCCCCGCCGCATTCCTGCGCCTGCGCGAGGCCTTCTTCAGCGGCGACATGGACCGTGCGATGTACCTGCAGGCGCGCTGTAACCAGATCATCTATGTGATGCTGCAGTTCGGCGGTATTCCGGCGTTCAAGGCCACCATGAAGCTCGTGGGGTATGATTGCGGCGACCCGAGAGGGCCAATCCCAACGCTGTCGCCCGATCAACAAAGGGACCTCCACCGACGACTGGCCGAAGCCGGACTCGAGGAGCTCACGGCGCTGTAA